The following coding sequences are from one Salvia hispanica cultivar TCC Black 2014 chromosome 3, UniMelb_Shisp_WGS_1.0, whole genome shotgun sequence window:
- the LOC125209361 gene encoding cyclin-D5-1-like: protein MDSGSSQPREEDDGFCSISDSDRQYIETLLQSETSVESEADADSVLTAAWWLESERKDIIKWILHKRVEFEYTEHTAYLSALYFDRFLARFVVNDVEHRVMLRLVVIACLSLAAKKEEFEAMALGEHVGERNYLFELNSIKKVELKVLEALEWRMHMVTPFIFFDYFAALFIVKRSDHRDLIGKANRLVLSIMEDIDVARHRPSVVAAAAVMAAHDKCMSREALESKFDEVPSWDDDDMQNAVSCYSRMQGIMELGTPESVVLDNVAFAVDDSASTSKGTKRRLHFD from the exons ATGGATTCCGGAAGCTCACAGCCTCGTGAAGAAGACGACGGCTTCTGCTCTATTTCCGATTCCGACCGCCAATACATCGAAACGCTACTGCAAAGCGAGACCTCCGTTGAATCCGAAGCCGACGCCGATTCTGTCTTGACGGCCGCCTGGTGGCTTGAATCCGAGCGCAAAGACATCATCAAATGGATTCTTCAT AAAAGGGTTGAATTTGAGTACACGGAGCACACCGCGTATCTATCAGCGCTCTACTTCGACCGTTTTCTTGCACGTTTCGTGGTTAAT GATGTGGAGCACAGGGTGATGCTTCGGCTTGTGGTGATAGCATGCTTGTCGTTGGCTGCGAAAAAAGAGGAGTTCGAGGCGATGGCTTTAGGGGAGCACGTCGGAGAGAGGAACTActtatttgaattgaattcgATCAAGAAAGTGGAATTGAAAGTGTTGGAAGCGTTGGAATGGAGGATGCACATGGTCACTCCTTTTATCTTCTTCGACTATTTTGCCGCCTTATTTATTGTGAAACGTAGTGATCATCGAGATTTGATCGGAAAAGCCAACCGTCTCGTTTTATCGATAATGGAAG ATATTGATGTGGCAAGGCATCGGCCGTCTGTGGTTGCGGCCGCGGCGGTTATGGCAGCGCATGATAAGTGTATGAGTAGAGAAGCATTGGAGAGCAAGTTTGATGAAGTTCCTTCTTgggatgatgatgatatg CAAAATGCAGTGTCATGCTATAGCAGAATGCAAGGAATTATGGAGTTGGGGACACCAGAATCGGTTGTGTTGGACAATGTGGCATTTGCAGTTGATGATTCAGCAAGCACAAGCAAAGGCACCAAAAGAAGACTTCACTTTGATTGA
- the LOC125211857 gene encoding formin-like protein 6, whose translation MRDHILRMFLIISLVASFKVQVIDGAQSNCPECTWQHNSRRILHQPLFPVDSTPLPPPPPPMPDIPDEGQPFSNEVPAFDQGYQSPPLPDIGTSVESPFAKAPPPPNPVKKLVIIIVSTLVTVGMLLVLAFFLCKNRREHHSNESQELVGENLQRIDEESRVPPPAFLCLETTEPSTTSGLVNEANIASGSPYHKLNSGKRFNHYRPSPNLQPMPPLTKPPPPPRMSSPPPMSSSDDEGQDTCFDAPREMSPSHESPSSQHYNVSNKTSPVSQAIPDNPASKPLPHSKRTPPKSRFSASSPDTRPANAPSIKPPSPPQPTTSLGPLQSCKPLPLSPSRTKFSASPPSPVIQQYRSVANYEQKASTFKIPHPPPPPPPPPPQPSAMTRKHAAAKTYTSSPIFKQTRRSSSKSPSPKASPLSEKTRYVKEVNKGVCSPEKFDAESKESRTKMKQLHWDKVRATTDRDTVWDHLKSTSFQLNEGAMESLFGCNSATPVPRQAPRKFVLPSFEQENRILDSKKSQNIAILLRALNVTRDEVSEALLDGNQEGLGPELFETLVKMAPSKEEEIKLREYNGEISKLGTAERFLKAILDIPFAFKRVEALLFKANFNMEVKYLRKSFQTLEEASEELKNSRLFLKLLEAVLRTGNHMNGGTNRGDAKAFKLDTLLKLVDIKGKDGKTTLLHFVVQEVIRSEGSGTNTRSESQLQKSNLKFNEEDFKKEGLQVVAGLSKELGNVKNAAGMDSDVLSSYVAKLEQGFQTVRQVLQYESNIVEDKFVDSMKVFLEEAADEISRVKAEERKALSLVKEVTQYFHGDDAKREAHPLRIFMVIRDFLSILDNVCKDVGRMQDKATMCSGRSFRISAAAPLPVLSRYNMQNDRSSDDDSM comes from the exons ATGAGAGATCATATCTTGAGAATGTTCCTCATCATATCTCTCGTTGCGTCATTCAAGGTCCAAGTAATCGATGGAGCACAATCAAACTGCCCGGAGTGTACATGGCAGCACAACAGCAGGAGAATTCTGCACCAACCTCTGTTTCCGGTGGACTCAACACCGCTGCCTCCACCTCCGCCTCCCATGCCAGACATCCCGGATGAAGGCCAGCCGTTCTCAAATGAAGTTCCAGCATTCGATCAGGGCTATCAATCCCCGCCCTTGCCAGACATTGGTACATCAGTGGAGAGTCCATTCGCCAAGGCTCCTCCACCGCCCAACCCAGTCAAGAAACTGGTGATCATAATAGTATCAACACTTGTAACGGTGGGAATGCTGTTAGTTTTGGCATTCTTTCTCTGTAAGAACCGCCGAGAGCACCACAGCAACGAGTCCCAGGAGCTTGTTGGTGAAAATTTACAGAGGATAGACGAAGAATCAAGAGTGCCACCACCTGCATTCCTCTGCCTTGAGACAACAGAGCCATCCACCACCAGCGGTTTGGTAAATGAAGCCAACATTGCCAGTGGCTCACCGTACCACAAGCTCAACTCGGGTAAAAGATTCAATCATTATAGACCCAGTCCCAACCTTCAGCCAATGCCACCATTGACGAagccaccaccacctccaagAATGAGCTCTCCACCACCCATGTCATCATCAGATGATGAGGGCCAAGATACCTGTTTTGACGCCCCACGAGAGATGTCTCCAAGTCACGAGTCCCCAAGTTCGCAACACTACAATGTGAGCAACAAAACCAGCCCAGTGAGCCAGGCCATACCAGATAATCCTGCTTCTAAACCTCTACCTCATTCCAAGAGGACTCCACCAAAATCTCGATTTTCAGCGTCTTCTCCAGATACAAGGCCTGCGAATGCACCATCAATCAAACCGCCTTCACCACCACAACCAACAACTTCCTTGGGACCGTTACAGTCATGCAAACCACTGCCACTTTCTCCTAGCAGGACCAAATTTTCAGCATCACCTCCATCGCCGGTCATACAACAGTATCGATCAGTTGCCAATTATGAGCAGAAAGCATCAACATTTAAAATTCCacacccaccaccaccaccaccacctccacctcccCAGCCATCAGCAATGACAAGAAAACATGCGGCGGCGAAGACATATACTTCTTCACCTATTTTCAAGCAAACAAGAAGGTCAAGCTCTAAAAGTCCTAGCCCGAAAGCAAGTCCATTGTCAGAGAAGACAAGGTATGTCAAAGAAGTTAACAAAGGTGTCTGTTCACCAGAAAAGTTTGATGCTGAGAGCAAGGAATCAAGAACCAAGATGAAGCAATTGCATTGGGACAAAGTACGGGCCACTACAGACAGAGACACTGTTTGGGACCATTTAAAGTCAACCTCATTTCA GTTGAACGAGGGTGCCATGGAGTCGTTATTTGGGTGTAATTCTGCGACTCCAGTACCAAGACAAGCACCTAGGAAATTTGTCCTCCCATCTTTTGAGCAGGAGAACAGAATACTAGATTCCAAGAAGTCCCAGAATATTGCTATTCTTCTTCGTGCTTTGAATGTGACAAGAGATGAAGTCTCTGAAGCACTGTTAGATG GAAATCAAGAAGGACTAGGTCCAGAGCTTTTTGAGACTTTAGTGAAGATGGCACCAAGCAAGGAAGAAGAGATAAAACTTAGAGAGTACAATGGTGAGATCTCTAAACTAGGCACAGCGGAGCGATTCCTCAAGGCAATACTTGATATTCCATTTGCCTTTAAAAGAGTGGAGGCACTGCTTTTTAAAGCAAACTTCAATATGGAAGTAAAGTATTTGAGGAAGTCTTTTCAAACCCTAGAG GAAGCCAGTGAAGAACTGAAGAATAGCCGCCTTTTTCTTAAACTACTTGAAGCTGTTCTACGGACAGGAAATCACATGAACGGTGGTACTAACCGTGGTGATGCAAAAGCCTTCAAATTGGACACTTTGCTGAAACTTGTGGacataaaaggaaaagatgGTAAGACAACCTTACTTCACTTCGTTGTCCAAGAGGTTATCAGATCAGAAGGATCGGGCACCAATACAAGAAGTGAAAGCCAGCTGCAAAAAAGCAATCTAAAATTCAATGAAGAAGATTTCAAAAAGGAAGGATTGCAGGTTGTAGCAGGGTTAAGCAAAGAGCTTGGCAATGTCAAAAATGCAGCAGGGATGGACTCCGATGTTCTGAGCAGCTATGTAGCCAAGCTCGAACAGGGATTTCAGACAGTCAGGCAGGTGCTGCAGTACGAGAGTAACATTGTGGAAGACAAGTTTGTCGACTCGATGAAAGTGTTTCTGGAAGAAGCTGCTGATGAAATTTCCAGGGTCAAGGCTGAAGAGAGAAAAGCTTTGTCCTTGGTGAAAGAGGTAACACAGTATTTTCACGGAGATGATGCGAAAAGAGAAGCTCATCCCTTGAGGATTTTCATGGTCATACGAGATTTTCTCTCGATACTAGATAATGTGTGCAAAGATGTTGGGAGAATGCAAGACAAAGCTACAATGTGTTCAGGAAGATCATTCAGAATATCAGCGGCAGCGCCTTTGCCGGTGCTTAGCAGATACAACATGCAGAATGATAGAAGCTCCGACGATGATAGCATGTAA
- the LOC125209362 gene encoding dirigent protein 22-like, which yields MAIKLYLFLFLAFFTFSKADLGLLKLKLREIQMTVYFQDYSGGPNATVVEITNPSHGLLSFTKFGAIFCTDDPITEGFEESSTQIARAQGIYVTSALDGSNTHVLISIVFINDEYKGSTLEIQGTSAQFERVREVAVVGGTGKFRLARGYATFETISYDHTSHYALIQCNLTVLHF from the coding sequence ATGGCAATCAAATTAtacctatttttatttcttgcatttttcacattttcGAAAGCAGATTTAGGGCTTCTAAAACTCAAACTCAGAGAGATCCAAATGACAGTCTACTTCCAAGATTATTCGGGTGGGCCCAATGCCACTGTGGTCGAGATCACGAACCCGTCACATGGGCTGCTTAGCTTCACAAAATTCGGAGCCATTTTTTGCACTGACGATCCAATAACAGAAGGATTCGAGGAAAGCTCAACCCAGATTGCTCGGGCCCAAGGTATATACGTGACGTCGGCCCTCGATGGGTCCAACACCCACGTCCTTATATCAATTGTTTTTATCAATGACGAGTATAAAGGTAGCACACTAGAAATACAAGGGACCAGTGCCCAGTTCGAGCGGGTGAGGGAGGTGGCGGTGGTGGGAGGCACCGGAAAATTTCGATTGGCTCGTGGTTACGCGACTTTTGAGACTATTTCTTATGACCACACAAGTCACTATGCCCTCATCCAATGCAATCTTACTGTGCTACACTTCTAG